The Arabidopsis thaliana chromosome 5, partial sequence genomic interval cttagtataatttttctaaagaaaaaaatatcttcgTTTTTTCAATTACAATTTGTGTTACAGCCTTTTTTCAATCACTCACCCACCAGAAATGtcaaatcatatattcatttttttgtgaaaaaatttGCAACTATGTACATTCAAGGATGATAGTATGGTTGGTGGTTGGTGAATTATGTGACCGGTAGACTCACTTTTTAGTTCTGACTGGTGCAATTTGTAGTCTTAAAAAGTGGGAagggaaaatgaaaattttccaCATAATTTACTTCAATTTTGTCTTTGATTGGTGATAACAAAATAGGATATAGAGTAAAGGTTAATTATGatgaggaaaaaaacaaactccAACTTATACTAGCAGTCAAAAGTATATTTCTTACAGTAAATTACATAGACTCTTTCAAATCCATTGGCTTGTTAGACTAGTATGTGTGGTTATTTAAtgtgttttaaagtttgactATGAAATTTATGCTGATGTCAGTTGGTGGCACATGGTTTAAACTTCTAATATACAAGGTTTGGTTCGATAAGTGGACTCCATATAGGCGTCCATTAGATGGCTCATTAACAATAGACTTGATCTTACAATCGGACTCAAACATGTAGTCAGTCGACATCGACTACAGTGGCTCCTACctataaagtttgaaaaaacTAACCAGACTCTTTAACATGAACACCAAATGCTCTCCAATTTCTCAGCaaactcttctcctcttccGCTTATCATACTATCATGATCAGCACCAGTAATGATATCAACTTCCACCGCCGGAAAAGTCCTCTTCATGTTGCCAGAGCAATGTGAAGGAACGATTTGGTCACAGTCGCCTTGCATCAAGTGAATCTTAACGCCAGActttattagggtttcaagATGTTCATCAGCGACTTTGGAGCCACCACATATCACATTGTGCATACTATGCCATGCAGAGTGATGTGTGTGCCTTGTTATGTCCTTGATCTTCCAATGAATCTCCCTaaacaaaatcgaaaaacctttattgaaaaatatttgatagctttaaaaactgaaacaatCACCCAAACCGGTTCAAATGTTTTTACCTTTTACCTATACATAGCTTGATTAGCCACTCCCATATCTTATGATGCTTGCAGATTATGAAACATACGCATCTACCAATATGTTCATACCAAGACATCACCGCTGTCCCAAACGCAAGCGGTGGCCACAACCGCTTTCTAGCGATTCGGTTCAAGACCGATCCTTCTACCGATGAAGGAAAATAAGGCTGcattgataaagaaaaaaaacacaacaacataAGTTCATAATCGAATCTCTTTAAAATTAGATTGATGATTAGAAAGCAAACTAATCTCTCACCGGTGCAACAAGAGTAACGGATTTAACAATGTTGGAATGTTTAGCAGCCAAAGCAAGAGCAATTAAGCAACCCATTGAATGTGCAACCACATGAAAAGAATCTAATTGGTATGGCTTAATGACAGATCTCTCTATCGTATCCACATGATCTTTCAATGTATAGAGACTATCCCTTGGCTTAGGACTCTCCCCGAATCCCAAAAGATCGATCGCGAGGAGCCTATAATCATCTTTTTGAATGTGTTCAAATACAGTTTCTGTCCAAAAATGTGATGACCCCATAAAACCGTGTATGAATATTACATTCTCGGACGGTTCTTGAACAGagtactctgtttcttcaaaatGAAACATCAAAAGCAATTCTAAGTAAAGAACATTATTAACTAATCATAATGCAAAGATTTAAtagaatattaaaatgttataattaATCTATTAACCTCGAGAAGTAGAATCTTTGACCACGACGTGAAGATTCCCATCTTCGTTCTTAGTCCATGACTTGCAAGATTTGCATCCACAATCTGACCATCGATTCACTGACTCTTGATGAATCTTAGATTTTCTCAGTTTCCGGGAAAGCTTGGATTTGAATTCTCTCGCGAATCCCAGAAACCACATTCCCCGGAAAATGTTTCTCCTCCCGAATAAAGTCTCCGACGACAACTCATTTTCGTCGGTGGTTTGACTTTGAGGAGCCGCCGCCGTGCAGTAACAACCTGTTGAgttttcttccaaaatctCATCGACGAACTCGTAAACGACACAGAGAATCGCGTCGAGGAGgtccaagaaaaagaagacgaTAAAAGATAGAGCGGCGTGAATCGCTGTCCCGAATTTTCTCGGGAAAGACATAGAAGCGGAGAGAATCTAGACCGTGGGAGAAATTGAGATGAGTGGTTAAGCCACGTCGCATGAGAGAAGTTTCGAATTTATTACCAAAGTTTAGATGCATGCACTACAATTatgttatatgttttttttcttttggtcgGAAAATCTTACGGATATGTTACTATTAAGTAAAAAGGCCCGAAGGCTTTCCCAGGCCCAAAATAGGGGAGCCTGATTTACCCGCAGATATCataaacgacgtcgttctAAATCTTGCCTCTCGTTCTAAATCTTGCCTCTAACGACGTGTTTTCGGTTTTGCTTATAACTCTCCTTTTGGAGCTTGCTGATATATCTTCAATCTTTAATATTTTGCATTACTTTCTCAATTCTTTACTGCCTCACCAAGTAACGATCTCTTTTCATTCACAACATGTTTCATCACTTTGTGTTACGTTTATATTCACAACATTCtgtctgtatatatatttgtgttgtttcttttaatcaaGGCGAGACCAAAGCTTATTCACATTATGGAACTTCAAATTCAACAGCGAAAGCAAGCTGTGAAGGACATTAAGATGTTTGTGTGCATtaactttattatattaatGGTATCAGTATCATCCATCCAAGATTCTTCAAAAGCTTGTTGTGGTAACGTTTGATGTATTATAGcaatgttgattttgttgtgtgcaggaggagagaagaaacacaGCGACTTCTAAAGGATGCCGTCGGTAAAGATGGAGAATAAAGTTTCTACACATTGTGTATATAGAAGTTGAAttaaagaaatacaaaaatcgTATGGTAATATTACTCCGAAAAAATGTTATGCTACATGGTCATTTATCTCCTTTACCAGTGGGATCAGAGTTGGTGATATGAGGATTTCTCTGGTGTCGTTGAGAAGTTAAACGCCGTTCCAAGGGAGTTTTCCTCTTGCTGACAACAAACCTATTCACTCCTTTCCTCATCGGCATTATCGACGGGAAATCTTCGTCTGGGATCTCACTCAGCTCTGATATGTTCTTAATCTCAGCCACTCTCTTAAACCATCTCTCTGCTTTTGCTTCCTCTGACATGTCCAACAAGTCTGACTCCTTCACTAACGAA includes:
- a CDS encoding alpha/beta-Hydrolases superfamily protein (alpha/beta-Hydrolases superfamily protein; FUNCTIONS IN: hydrolase activity; LOCATED IN: endomembrane system; EXPRESSED IN: 13 plant structures; EXPRESSED DURING: 8 growth stages; CONTAINS InterPro DOMAIN/s: Alpha/beta hydrolase fold-1 (InterPro:IPR000073); BEST Arabidopsis thaliana protein match is: alpha/beta-Hydrolases superfamily protein (TAIR:AT5G17720.1); Has 7857 Blast hits to 7854 proteins in 1332 species: Archae - 48; Bacteria - 4836; Metazoa - 288; Fungi - 267; Plants - 239; Viruses - 3; Other Eukaryotes - 2176 (source: NCBI BLink).), translated to MSFPRKFGTAIHAALSFIVFFFLDLLDAILCVVYEFVDEILEENSTGCYCTAAAPQSQTTDENELSSETLFGRRNIFRGMWFLGFAREFKSKLSRKLRKSKIHQESVNRWSDCGCKSCKSWTKNEDGNLHVVVKDSTSREYSVQEPSENVIFIHGFMGSSHFWTETVFEHIQKDDYRLLAIDLLGFGESPKPRDSLYTLKDHVDTIERSVIKPYQLDSFHVVAHSMGCLIALALAAKHSNIVKSVTLVAPPYFPSSVEGSVLNRIARKRLWPPLAFGTAVMSWYEHIGRCVCFIICKHHKIWEWLIKLCIGKREIHWKIKDITRHTHHSAWHSMHNVICGGSKVADEHLETLIKSGVKIHLMQGDCDQIVPSHCSGNMKRTFPAVEVDIITGADHDSMISGRGEEFAEKLESIWCSC
- a CDS encoding alpha/beta-Hydrolases superfamily protein (alpha/beta-Hydrolases superfamily protein; FUNCTIONS IN: hydrolase activity; LOCATED IN: endomembrane system; EXPRESSED IN: 13 plant structures; EXPRESSED DURING: 8 growth stages; CONTAINS InterPro DOMAIN/s: Alpha/beta hydrolase fold-1 (InterPro:IPR000073); BEST Arabidopsis thaliana protein match is: alpha/beta-Hydrolases superfamily protein (TAIR:AT5G17720.1); Has 30201 Blast hits to 17322 proteins in 780 species: Archae - 12; Bacteria - 1396; Metazoa - 17338; Fungi - 3422; Plants - 5037; Viruses - 0; Other Eukaryotes - 2996 (source: NCBI BLink).) — translated: MSFPRKFGTAIHAALSFIVFFFLDLLDAILCVVYEFVDEILEENSTGCYCTAAAPQSQTTDENELSSETLFGRRNIFRGMWFLGFAREFKSKLSRKLRKSKIHQESVNRWSDCGCKSCKSWTKNEDGNLHVVVKDSTSRETEYSVQEPSENVIFIHGFMGSSHFWTETVFEHIQKDDYRLLAIDLLGFGESPKPRDSLYTLKDHVDTIERSVIKPYQLDSFHVVAHSMGCLIALALAAKHSNIVKSVTLVAPPYFPSSVEGSVLNRIARKRLWPPLAFGTAVMSWYEHIGRCVCFIICKHHKIWEWLIKLCIGKREIHWKIKDITRHTHHSAWHSMHNVICGGSKVADEHLETLIKSGVKIHLMQGDCDQIVPSHCSGNMKRTFPAVEVDIITGADHDSMISGRGEEFAEKLESIWCSC